In a single window of the Deltaproteobacteria bacterium genome:
- a CDS encoding histidine kinase has product MKPTDEKSSARRERLLQEIARVEALLQDRQAALPAHSVRPHQIQEIEELEEELSSLKKELEKLSQG; this is encoded by the coding sequence ATGAAGCCAACAGATGAAAAGAGCTCTGCCCGAAGAGAACGACTCTTGCAGGAAATCGCCAGAGTAGAAGCCCTGCTGCAAGATCGCCAGGCGGCACTCCCGGCCCATTCCGTGCGACCGCACCAGATCCAAGAGATCGAAGAACTTGAAGAAGAGCTCTCCTCCTTGAAAAAGGAACTCGAGAAGCTTTCACAAGGTTGA
- the cfa gene encoding cyclopropane fatty acyl phospholipid synthase, with the protein MEAPVHLRSHGRNYLTASKFRQKVELLLARADVHIGGGRPWDLQVHHEEFYQRVLADGSLGLGESYMDGWWNCQRLDEFFYKILRAGLEEQARDKVWFLDVLKAKVYNYQKPSRAFKIGRHHYDMGNRLYQCMLDDYMVYSCGYWDNASSLAEAQLAKLDLVCRKLKLQPGMRLLDIGCGWGGTAKFAAENYGVEVVGITVSEEQVRYAREFCRGLPVDIRLQDYRTIQGTFDRILSIGMFEHVGLKNYANYMRLVRAHLREDGLFLLQTIGRNRSGSTCDRWISEYIFPNSMLPSATQICAALEGLFVIEDWQSFGADYDKTLMAWFQNFDDNWHLLEQEYDERFYRMWKYYLLSCAGSFRARQNQLWQLVLSPRGIVGGYRAPR; encoded by the coding sequence ATGGAAGCGCCAGTTCATCTCAGATCTCATGGCAGAAATTATTTGACTGCCAGCAAGTTTCGTCAAAAGGTGGAACTGCTGCTGGCTAGGGCGGATGTTCATATAGGAGGCGGGCGCCCCTGGGATTTGCAGGTCCACCATGAAGAGTTTTATCAGAGGGTGCTTGCGGACGGTTCTCTGGGACTTGGAGAGTCCTACATGGATGGCTGGTGGAATTGCCAGCGACTGGATGAATTCTTCTACAAGATTCTTCGCGCAGGGTTGGAGGAGCAGGCCAGAGACAAGGTGTGGTTCCTGGATGTCTTGAAGGCGAAAGTCTACAATTATCAGAAGCCTTCCAGGGCTTTCAAGATCGGCCGGCACCACTATGACATGGGCAACAGGCTCTACCAGTGCATGCTGGACGACTATATGGTGTATAGCTGTGGTTACTGGGACAATGCCTCGAGTCTTGCAGAAGCCCAGCTGGCGAAATTGGACCTGGTTTGCCGTAAGTTGAAGTTGCAGCCAGGCATGCGCCTACTCGACATCGGCTGTGGCTGGGGCGGTACTGCCAAATTTGCCGCTGAAAACTATGGCGTCGAGGTCGTGGGCATCACTGTTTCAGAGGAACAGGTCAGGTATGCCCGGGAGTTTTGCCGCGGCCTCCCCGTGGATATACGGCTGCAAGATTACCGGACCATACAGGGTACTTTTGACCGTATTCTTTCCATAGGCATGTTCGAACACGTGGGACTGAAGAACTACGCTAACTATATGCGGCTCGTGAGAGCCCATTTGCGTGAGGACGGGCTTTTCCTGCTGCAGACCATAGGACGCAACCGTTCCGGTAGCACCTGTGATCGGTGGATAAGTGAATACATATTTCCCAATTCCATGCTGCCGTCGGCGACACAGATCTGTGCCGCCCTGGAAGGTTTGTTCGTCATAGAAGATTGGCAGAGCTTTGGCGCTGACTACGACAAGACCCTCATGGCCTGGTTTCAAAACTTCGACGACAACTGGCATTTGCTCGAGCAGGAATATGATGAGAGATTTTACCGCATGTGGAAATACTATCTCCTCTCTTGTGCTGGCTCCTTTCGAGCAAGGCAGAATCAACTGTGGCAGCTAGTGCTCTCACCTAGAGGTATCGTGGGCGGCTACCGGGCTCCTCGCTGA
- a CDS encoding dodecin domain-containing protein, translating to MATSTYKVIELVGTSDVSWEDAAKSAVETANKSLRDLRIAEVKQLDMKVENGKVVSYRARLNLSFKYALED from the coding sequence ATGGCAACCAGTACTTACAAGGTCATCGAACTGGTGGGAACAAGTGATGTTTCCTGGGAGGATGCGGCAAAGAGTGCTGTAGAAACCGCAAATAAGAGCCTACGGGACCTGAGAATTGCCGAGGTCAAACAACTTGACATGAAGGTTGAAAACGGCAAGGTGGTGTCTTACCGGGCGAGGTTAAATCTGTCTTTCAAGTATGCATTGGAGGATTAA